One part of the Prunus persica cultivar Lovell chromosome G5, Prunus_persica_NCBIv2, whole genome shotgun sequence genome encodes these proteins:
- the LOC18777953 gene encoding germin-like protein subfamily T member 2: MITSSPSLLLFCLTVSLLLLLLPLPSHCADPDPLQDLCVADLSASISANNFPCKPLSEVTSDDFVFDGLRKQANFTDAFGVTVTTGNVLSFPGLNTLGIAMNRVDIEPGGINPPHSHPRASEIGIVIEGKILAGIVTTENVYYSKVLTAGQVFVIPRGLVHFQLNVGRKKALTFTAFNSHLPGSTVLPLNLFAAAPSIPVEVLTKTFLVDEDAINNIKSKFVF, translated from the coding sequence ATGATCACCTCATCACCAAGCTTGCTATTGTTCTGCCTCACAGTTTCAttgctgctgcttcttcttcccttGCCCTCCCATTGTGCAGACCCTGATCCATTGCAAGACTTGTGTGTGGCAGACTTGAGTGCCTCCATATCTGCTAACAACTTCCCCTGCAAGCCGCTCTCGGAGGTTACTTCAGATGACTTTGTCTTCGACGGGCTGCGCAAGCAAGCTAACTTCACGGACGCCTTCGGGGTCACGGTGACAACCGGGAACGTCCTCTCGTTCCCGGGGCTCAACACTCTGGGGATAGCCATGAACAGAGTTGACATTGAGCCGGGTGGGATTAACCCGCCTCACTCGCACCCTCGTGCGAGCGAGATTGGGATTGTCATTGAAGGGAAGATTCTTGCAGGGATTGTGACGACTGAAAATGTGTACTACTCAAAAGTCTTGACTGCCGGGCAAGTGTTTGTGATTCCAAGAGGACTTGTTCACTTTCAGCTGAATGTTGGACGAAAAAAGGCCCTTACCTTCACTGCTTTCAACAGCCACTTGCCTGGCTCCACTGTTCTTCCTCTGAATCTGTTTGCTGCGGCCCCTTCGATCCCAGTCGAAGTGCTGACCAAGACCTTTCTAGTAGATGAAGATGCCATCAACAACATTAAATCCAAGTTTGTCTTTTGA
- the LOC18775948 gene encoding germin-like protein subfamily T member 2: MNMITSSSLVFSLLFCLMVSMLLLPLPSNGADPDPLQDFCVADLNASTSVNGFPCKPVSKTTSDDFFFDGLSKEGNTSNPFGANLTAGNVLAFPGLNTLGISMNRVDFAPGGINPPHSHPRASESGVVIEGKLLVGFVTTNNVFYSKVLSAGQMFVIPRGLVHFQLNVGEGKALAFTAFNSQLPGAVVLPLTLFASMPSIPDQVLTKALQVDKDVINTIRSKFGF; encoded by the coding sequence ATGAACATGATCACCTCATCCAGCTTAGTCTTCAGCTTGCTATTCTGCCTCATGGTTTCAATGCTTCTTCTTCCCTTGCCCTCCAATGGTGCAGACCCTGATCCGTTACAAGACTTCTGTGTGGCAGATTTGAATGCTTCCACATCAGTTAATGGCTTTCCCTGCAAACCCGTCTCGAAAACTACTTCTGATGACTTCTTCTTTGATGGACTGAGCAAAGAAGGGAATACGAGCAATCCCTTTGGAGCGAACTTAACAGCTGGGAATGTCCTTGCATTTCCTGGCCTCAACACTCTTGGGATATCAATGAACAGAGTTGACTTTGCGCCGGGCGGTATTAATCCGCCCCACTCGCACCCTCGTGCGAGTGAGTCCGGTGTAGTCATTGAAGGGAAGCTCCTTGTAGGGTTTGTGACAACCAACAATGTGTTTTACTCCAAGGTTTTGAGTGCTGGGCAGATGTTTGTGATTCCAAGGGGACTTGTTCACTTTCAGCTGAATGTTGGAGAAGGGAAGGCTCTGGCCTTCACAGCTTTCAACAGTCAATTGCCTGGGGCTGTTGTGCTTCCTTTAACTCTCTTTGCTTCAATGCCTTCGATTCCCGACCAAGTTTTAACTAAGGCCCTTCAAGTAGATAAAGATGTCATCAACACCATCAGATCTAAGTTTGGCTTTTAA
- the LOC18777762 gene encoding protein TPLATE encodes MDILFAQIQADLRSNDALRQSGALLQALQQSAAGRDISVIAKSAVEEIVASPASAVCKKLAFDLIRSTRLTADLWDTVCVGILTDLDFPDPDVSAAAVSILAAIPSYRLSKLITDAQKEINSCFDSPSDNLRFSITETLGCILARDDLVTLCENNVNLLDKVSSWWSRIGGNMLDASDAVSKVAFESVGRLFQEFDSKRMSRLAGDKLVDSENSLAIRSNWVSSMVDFVWKKRSALMARSLVLPVESFRATVFPIVYAVKAMASGSVEVIRKLSKSSKGSNGTVADSNAERLVGVSDVVTHLVPFLASSLDPALIFEVGIDLLYLADVPGGKPEWASQSIIAILTLWDRQEFASARESIVRAVVTNLHLLDLHMQVSLFKRLLLMVRNLRAESDRMHALACICRTALCVDLFAKESVRRGQKPLAGTDIASLFEDARIKDDLNSVTSKTLFREELVASLVESCFQLSLPLPEQKNSGMESRVIGALAYGTGYGALNWTEPALEVVEVCRPCVKWDCDGRTYAIDCYLKLLVRLCHIYDTRGGVKRVKDGASQDQILNETRLQNLQRELVKDLREVNTPRICARLIWAISEHIDLEGLDPLLADDPEDPLNIIVSNIHKVLFNIDSSADSTNRLLDVQAVLLCAQRLGSRNPRAGQLLTKELEEFRNGSTADSVNKHQCRLILQKIKYVSSHPESRWAGVSEARGDYPFSHHKLTVQFYEVAAAQDRKLEGLVHKAILELWRPDPSELTLLLTKGVDSTLIKVPPSAITLTGSSDPCYLEAYHLADASDGRISLHLKVLNLTELELNRVDIRVGLSGALYFMDGSPQAVRQLRNLVSQDPVLCSVTVGVSHFERCSLWVQVLYYPFYGSAAIDYEGDYTEEDPQIMRQKRSLRPELGEPVILRCQPYKIPLTELLMPHKISPVEFFRLWPSLPAIVEYTGTYTYEGSGFKATAAQQYGASPFLSGLKSLSSKPFHRVCSHVIRTVAGFQLCFAAKTWYGGFLGLMIFGASEVSRNVDLGDETTTMICKFVVRASDASITKEIGSDLQGWLDDLTDGGVEYMPEDEVKVAAVERLRISMERIALLKAAQPKRKIPKSDDDDDDEDEEESDEEDEDKIKKKKEKKKDGEEDGKPKGPTTLSKLTAEEAEHRALQTSVLQEWHMLCKDRGTKVN; translated from the exons ATGGACATACTCTTCGCTCAGATCCAAGCGGACCTCCGCTCCAACGACGCTCTCCGCCAGTCCGGCGCTCTCCTCCAAGCCCTCCAGCAATCCGCCGCCGGCCGTGACATCTCCGTCATCGCCAAGTCTGCCGTCGAAGAGATCGTCGCTTCGCCGGCCTCCGCCGTCTGCAAAAAGCTTGCCTTTGATCTCATTCGCTCCACCCGCCTTACCGCCGACCTCTGGGACACCGTCTGCGTCGGAATTCTTACCGATCTGGACTTCCCCGACCCTGACGTCAGCGCCGCAGCCGTCTCAATTCTCGCCGCCATCCCCTCCTACCGCCTCTCCAAGCTCATCACCGACGCCCAGAAAGAAATCAACAGCTGCTTCGACTCTCCGAGCGATAATCTCCGCTTCTCCATCACCGAAACCCTCGGATGCATTCTTGCTCGCGATGACCTCGTCACGCTTTGTGAGAACAATGTCAATTTACTCGATAAGGTCTCCAGCTGGTGGTCCCGCATCGGAGGTAACATGCTCGACGCATCCGACGCCGTATCGAAGGTGGCATTCGAGTCGGTGGGGCGTTTGTTTCAGGAGTTCGATTCCAAGCGCATGAGCAGATTAGCGGGTGATAAGTTAGTCGATAGTGAGAATTCGCTCGCGATTCGATCCAATTGGGTCTCCTCGATGGTCGACTTCGTGTGGAAGAAGCGGAGTGCGTTAATGGCGAGATCGTTGGTTTTGCCCGTGGAGAGTTTCAGGGCCACTGTGTTTCCGATCGTGTACGCGGTCAAGGCCATGGCTTCAGGCTCGGTCGAGGTCATAAGGAAGCTGTCGAAGTCGTCTAAGGGCTCCAATGGGACTGTTGCGGATAGCAATGCAGAGAGGTTGGTGGGAGTTTCGGATGTGGTCACGCATTTGGTGCCATTCTTGGCGTCGTCATTGGATCCAGCTTTGATTTTCGAAGTGGGGATTGACTTGTTGTATTTGGCTGATGTGCCTGGTGGGAAGCCGGAGTGGGCTTCACAGTCAATTATCGCAATTCTCACACTTTGGGATAGGCAAGAGTTTGCTTCTGCAAGAGAGAGTATTGTTAGAGCTGTGGTTACCAATCTTCACCTTCTCGATCTTCATATGCAG GTTTCGTTGTTTAAGAGGCTGCTTCTTATGGTGAGAAACTTGAGGGCGGAATCAGATCGTATGCATGCTTTAGCATGCATTTGTCGAACAGCGCTTTGTGTTGATCTCTTCGCAAAGGAGAGTGTCCGTAGAGGCCAGAAACCTCTTGCTGGAACTGATATAGCTTCACTTTTTGAGGATGCGAGAATAAAAGATGATCTTAATAGTGTGACAAGCAAGACCTTATTTAGGGAGGAGTTAGTGGCGTCATTAGTTGAAAGTTGCTTTCAGCTGTCTCTGCCTTTGCCTGAACAAAAGAACTCAGGGATGGAGAGCAGGGTTATTGGAGCCTTGGCATATGGAACTGGTTATGGCGCACTAAACTGGACAGAGCCTGCTTTGGAAGTGGTGGAGGTTTGCAGGCCTTGTGTCAAATGGGATTGTGATGGCCGGACCTATGCAATTGATTGCTATTTGAAGTTGCTTGTGAGGCTTTGCCATATCTATGATACTAGGGGAGGTGTAAAAAGAGTTAAAGACGGGGCTTCACAGGACCAAATTTTAAATGAGACAAGGCTACAAAATTTGCAACGTGAACTTGTGAAAGATCTACGTGAG GTGAATACCCCAAGAATATGTGCTCGCCTTATTTGGGCTATTTCTGAGCACATAGATTTAGAAGGTCTGGACCCACTTCTTGCTGATGATCCTGAGGATCCACTGAACATTATTGTATCAAATATCCACAAGGTTTTGTTCAATATAGATTCATCTGCTGATTCAACAAACAGGCTTCTAGATGTTCAAGCAGTTCTTTTATGTGCTCAGCGGTTGGGATCACGCAACCCTAGGGCTGGGCAGTTACTGACTAAAGAACTTGAAGAGTTCAGGAACGGTAGTACGGCGGATTCTGTTAACAAGCATCAGTGCCGTTTGATATTGCAGAAAATCAAGTATGTTTCAAGTCATCCAGAAAGCAG GTGGGCAGGAGTCAGTGAAGCCAGAGGTGATTACCCATTTAGCCACCATAAACTAACTGTCCAGTTCTACGAAGTAGCTGCAGCTCAGGATAGAAAGTTAGAAGGATTGGTTCATAAGGCTATTCTAGAACTTTGGAGGCCGGATCCCAGTGAACTAACCCTTCTGCTGACTAAGGGAGTTGACTCTACTTTAATCAAAGTTCCTCCTAGTGCAATTACTTTGACTGGTAGCAGTGATCCCTGCTACCTTGAAGCATATCATCTGGCAGATGCTAGTGATGGAAGGATATCTCTGCATTTGAAG GTCTTAAATTTAACTGAGCTTGAGCTCAACCGGGTTGATATTCGAGTTGGGTTATCTGGTGCATTATACTTTATGGATGGATCTCCTCAAGCAGTACGGCAGTTGCGTAACCTTGTTTCACAG GATCCGGTACTTTGCAGTGTAACTGTGGGTGTCTCCCATTTCGAAAGGTGCTCTCTTTGGGTTCAAGTCTTATACTACCCCTTTTATGGAAGTGCTGCTATAGATTATGAAGGAGACTACACCGAAGAAGATCCTCAAATCATGAGACAAAAGAGAAGTTTAAGGCCAGAACTGGGAGAACCTGTAATTTTAAGGTGTCAGCCATACAAAATTCCGCTGACTGAGCTTCTTATGCCACATAAGATCTCACCGGTTGAATTTTTCCGTCTGTGGCCCAGTTTACCAGCCATAGTAGAGTACACTGGTACATATACTTACGAAGGAAGTGGCTTCAAGGCTACTGCTGCACAGCAGTATGGGGCATCTCCTTTCCTGAGTGGGCTGAAATCATTGTCATCCAAACCATTCCACAGAGTTTGTTCACATGTTATCCGGACAGTGGCAGGATTTCAG CTTTGTTTTGCTGCAAAAACTTGGTACGGTGGCTTCTTGGGCCTAATGATCTTTGGAGCTAGTGAAGTGAGCCGGAATGTTGACCTGGGTGATGAGACTACAACCATGATATGCAAATTTGTTGTTCGAGCTTCTGATGCATCAATTACAAAGGAGATTGGATCGGATCTCCAGGGCTGGTTAGATGACCTCACTGATGGGGGTGTTGAGTACATGCCTGAAGACGAAGTGAAAGTGGCTGCTGTTGAGAGGCTTAGAATCTCAATGGAAAGGATAGCTTTGCTAAAGGCAGCCCAGCCTAAACGTAAGATTCCCAaatctgatgatgatgatgatgatgaagatgaagaagaaagtgatgaagaagatgaggataaaataaagaaaaagaaggaaaagaaaaaagatggtgAGGAAGATGGCAAACCAAAGGGACCTACAACCCTGTCAAAGTTGACTGCAGAGGAGGCTGAACACCGTGCTCTTCAAACGTCAGTGCTCCAAGAGTGGCATATGTTGTGTAAAGATAGAGGTACAAAAGTTAATTGA